One region of Emys orbicularis isolate rEmyOrb1 chromosome 6, rEmyOrb1.hap1, whole genome shotgun sequence genomic DNA includes:
- the SHLD3 gene encoding shieldin complex subunit 3, protein MEVVLHYRPFQNDLTKLQKLAEETLKEFPIRQLPRFVPWFPNVSRKLPLKPKRQPPIISGEKAEEVKQLVAASEPLIGRYYDCTVDLLEFQSNLKTGQSLIQTQTVHAQINSSNLEVQSANEKPKLRRSWSISVPSPKLKEKILPLSRELQSNLERMKLHAFYRAKWTIEQSICNNQTLEDIWIKLNTMIKHNELPSCNATIQRCVDQIWVFCDLLYSEYVGNLLKERLNLTGRMNLLVHKYGIIFSL, encoded by the coding sequence ATGGAAGTAGTTTTACACTATCGACCATTTCAGAATGACCTCACAAAATTGCAGAAACTTGCAGAAGAAACACTGAAGGAGTTTCCTATTCGGCAACTACCGAGATTTGTTCCCTGGTTTCCAAATGTTTCACGCAAACTTCCACTCAAGCCTAAAAGACAACCACCTATTATTTCTGGTGAGAAAGCAGAAGAAGTGAAACAACTTGTTGCAGCTTCAGAACCTCTTATTGGGCGATATTATGACTGCACAGTGGACCTTCTGGAGTTTCAGTCTAATTTGAAAACTGGTCAAAGTTTAATTCAGACACAAACGGTGCATGCACAAATTAATTCAAGCAATCTGGAAGTACAATCGgcaaatgaaaaaccaaaattgAGAAGGTCTTGGAGTATCTCTGTCCCTAGTCCTAAACTTAAAGAAAAAATTCTTCCTTTATCTAGAGAACTGCAGAGTAATTTAGAAAGAATGAAGCTACATGCATTTTATAGAGCAAAGTGGACAATTGAGCAATCTATTTGTAATAATCAAACTCTAGAGGACATTTGGATAAAATTGAATACAATGATCAAACACAATGAATTGCCGTCTTGCAATGCTACAATCCAGAGATGTGTGGACCAGATATGGGTTTTCTGTGACCTATTATACAGTGAATATGTTGGCAATCTTCTTAAAGAAAGATTAAATCTTACTGGGAGAATGAACTTGCTTGTACATAAATATGGAATTATATTTAGTTTGTAA